One window of Atribacteraceae bacterium genomic DNA carries:
- the rmuC gene encoding DNA recombination protein RmuC — protein sequence MTDLYPLLNLLLLTVILVIVLITSSKTGGCDRLKGSTLVRGLREELRLVREESAQHSRGLREEVSRSQTLANEVLVRMVNTLGDNQKGLLEGLTRATRESAEGTRREIEALSQRVVETLREIQAANETKLEAVRNTVTGQLRLLLEDQRRQEGEVVSTLNALREASRHDQERARSLLEVQFRQIQESNEKKLDEMRLTVDEKLHTTLEKRLGESFRLVSERLEAVQRGLGEMKTLADGVGDLKRVLSNVKERGTWGEYQLGAILAEILTPDQYAQNVRPREGGESVEFAVKLPGKDLDSDDPVWLPIDAKFPKEDYERLLEAVERSDAETVKAATGSLMVAVRKSAREIHDKYIAPPATTDFAIMFLPTEGLYAEVLRHPGFHDELQTRYRVLAAGPTTLSAILNSLRVGFQTLAIERRSHEVWRVLGAVKSEFGKFGAMLEKIKRQLHTTSNTIEQAQTRTRAMERSLRDVERLPEEARDLLELPDAEEGEQINSRPIPGRPGDGARIS from the coding sequence ATGACTGACCTGTATCCCCTGCTCAACCTGCTCCTGCTTACGGTTATTCTGGTGATTGTCCTTATTACATCCAGCAAAACCGGCGGGTGTGATCGCCTGAAAGGTTCCACCCTGGTCCGGGGATTGCGCGAGGAGCTTCGCCTGGTCCGGGAGGAATCCGCTCAGCACTCCCGAGGTCTGCGGGAAGAGGTTTCCCGCTCGCAAACCCTGGCTAACGAGGTGCTGGTCCGTATGGTGAATACCCTGGGGGATAACCAGAAAGGGCTCCTGGAAGGATTGACTCGGGCCACCCGGGAGTCGGCCGAAGGGACCCGGCGAGAAATCGAGGCTCTCAGTCAGCGGGTGGTCGAAACCCTGCGGGAAATCCAGGCCGCCAATGAGACGAAACTGGAGGCGGTGCGAAACACCGTTACGGGGCAGCTCCGATTGCTTCTTGAGGACCAGCGTCGGCAGGAGGGCGAAGTGGTCTCGACCTTGAACGCTCTGCGGGAAGCCAGCCGCCACGACCAGGAGAGGGCCCGGAGCCTCCTTGAGGTCCAATTCCGCCAGATCCAGGAGAGTAACGAGAAAAAACTCGATGAAATGCGGCTGACGGTTGACGAGAAGCTCCACACCACGCTCGAAAAGCGGCTGGGTGAGTCTTTCAGGCTGGTCAGCGAACGGCTGGAAGCGGTCCAGCGCGGTCTGGGGGAGATGAAGACGTTAGCCGACGGGGTGGGCGATCTCAAACGGGTCCTGAGCAACGTCAAAGAACGGGGGACCTGGGGGGAGTACCAGTTGGGAGCTATTCTGGCAGAAATTCTGACCCCGGACCAGTACGCGCAAAATGTGCGTCCCCGGGAGGGGGGAGAGAGCGTGGAATTCGCTGTCAAGCTTCCGGGCAAAGATCTGGATTCCGATGATCCGGTGTGGCTTCCCATCGATGCTAAATTCCCGAAAGAGGATTACGAGCGGTTGCTCGAGGCGGTGGAACGTTCCGACGCCGAAACGGTAAAGGCGGCGACCGGCTCTCTGATGGTTGCCGTTCGCAAATCCGCCCGGGAGATCCACGACAAGTATATCGCTCCTCCGGCCACTACCGATTTCGCGATCATGTTCCTTCCCACCGAAGGACTGTATGCCGAGGTTCTCCGCCACCCCGGTTTTCATGACGAACTGCAGACCAGGTACCGGGTGCTGGCCGCCGGTCCCACCACTCTTTCGGCCATTTTGAACAGCCTGCGGGTCGGCTTCCAGACCCTGGCCATCGAGCGGCGTTCGCACGAGGTGTGGCGGGTGTTAGGAGCGGTCAAGTCCGAGTTCGGTAAATTCGGCGCCATGCTCGAGAAAATCAAGCGGCAACTGCACACCACCTCCAACACCATCGAGCAAGCCCAAACCCGTACCCGGGCGATGGAACGGAGCCTGCGCGACGTCGAACGACTGCCCGAGGAGGCCCGGGATCTCCTGGAGCTACCGGATGCGGAAGAAGGGGAGCAGATAAATTCGCGCCCCATACCCGGCAGGCCGGGGGACGGGGCGCGAATTTCTTGA
- a CDS encoding class I SAM-dependent methyltransferase encodes MDSHDIKTYRLYDELAWLFPILTPPEEYAEEAECWKTVLRKNLGPGRHRILELGIGGGHNLSHLTGEFEATAVDLSPLMLEQCRKLNPDVTLHLGDMRNVRLGKIFSAVLIHDAINYLLNEKDLFLTFETTAAHLLPGGLLIVGPDHFRETFQDRRSEYATHTRDGLELTYFEHTFDPDPAGTSLETIMVYMLREGEKLDLQLDRHVTGIFSKATWDRLYREAGFSYTECEFHLPSLDQPYILLVGVRQ; translated from the coding sequence ATGGATTCTCACGACATCAAGACATATCGCCTATACGATGAGCTGGCATGGCTTTTTCCTATCCTGACTCCTCCTGAAGAATATGCTGAAGAAGCGGAGTGCTGGAAAACAGTTCTTAGAAAAAACCTGGGTCCTGGCCGACACCGGATACTCGAGCTGGGGATCGGCGGTGGACACAATCTATCCCATCTTACTGGTGAATTCGAAGCCACGGCGGTTGATCTTTCTCCGCTGATGCTTGAACAATGCCGGAAGTTGAATCCGGACGTTACTCTTCACCTCGGAGACATGAGAAACGTCAGGCTGGGAAAAATCTTTTCGGCTGTCCTGATTCACGATGCGATCAACTATCTGCTCAATGAGAAGGATTTGTTCCTGACCTTCGAAACCACCGCCGCTCATCTGCTCCCCGGAGGACTCTTGATTGTCGGTCCTGACCACTTCCGTGAAACCTTTCAAGACCGGCGAAGCGAATACGCCACGCATACCAGGGATGGACTCGAACTCACTTATTTCGAGCATACTTTTGATCCCGATCCGGCAGGAACATCTCTTGAAACAATCATGGTTTATATGCTTCGGGAAGGGGAGAAACTCGATCTTCAGTTGGATCGGCATGTGACCGGGATTTTCTCGAAAGCGACCTGGGATCGTCTTTACCGGGAAGCGGGGTTCTCATATACTGAATGCGAATTCCATCTGCCCTCACTCGATCAGCCCTATATCCTCCTGGTCGGTGTGCGTCAGTGA
- the arfB gene encoding alternative ribosome rescue aminoacyl-tRNA hydrolase ArfB yields the protein MLKVGYNLFLAENELTEKFIRSGGPGGQNVNKVSTAVQLRFNVRLSPSLPEPVRERLLYLARNRITADGVLVIEAHRFRTQEENRLAARERLTSLIRQAMETPRPRRPTRPSFLVNTQRIEHKRRHGQRKKWRRKIREGED from the coding sequence ATGCTGAAGGTCGGTTACAATCTATTCCTCGCTGAAAACGAGCTTACAGAAAAATTCATACGTTCCGGAGGACCGGGCGGACAAAACGTGAACAAAGTCTCCACCGCCGTCCAACTCCGTTTCAACGTTCGCCTTTCCCCCTCATTACCTGAACCGGTACGGGAGCGCCTGCTGTATCTGGCCAGAAACCGTATCACCGCCGATGGGGTACTGGTCATCGAGGCCCACCGTTTCCGTACTCAGGAGGAAAACCGCCTCGCTGCCCGCGAGCGGCTGACCTCCCTCATCCGCCAGGCCATGGAAACCCCCCGACCCCGGCGGCCCACCCGACCTTCCTTCTTGGTCAATACCCAACGTATCGAGCATAAACGCCGTCATGGCCAGCGGAAAAAGTGGCGGCGTAAGATCCGTGAAGGGGAGGATTGA
- a CDS encoding glycogen-binding domain-containing protein codes for MNSGKKRVLFTLYSPQAETVYLAGSFNDWSPISDPMKKDNDGIWKKTKMLSPGDYQYKFVVDGNWELDPTCQNTIYDSLGVLNHSIQV; via the coding sequence GTGAATTCTGGAAAGAAACGAGTGCTCTTTACGCTTTACTCTCCCCAAGCGGAGACGGTTTACCTGGCTGGTTCTTTCAATGACTGGTCCCCGATTTCCGACCCCATGAAAAAAGATAATGATGGTATATGGAAAAAGACTAAAATGCTTTCCCCGGGGGACTATCAATACAAGTTTGTCGTGGATGGTAACTGGGAGCTCGATCCCACCTGTCAGAATACCATATACGATTCATTGGGGGTGCTCAATCACAGTATCCAGGTTTGA
- a CDS encoding heme-binding protein — MSKKVDLAAALRVIEAAREKAEEIGVPMDIAVVDEGANLVAFQRMDGALLGAVDIAMNKAYTACSLKTDTGELAKIAQPGQPVFGVHISNQGRIIIFAGGVPIKDGEKVVGAIGVSSGSLAQDQAVAEAGIAAF; from the coding sequence ATGAGCAAGAAAGTCGATTTGGCCGCAGCATTACGAGTAATCGAAGCCGCCCGGGAAAAGGCCGAGGAAATCGGGGTACCCATGGATATTGCCGTGGTTGACGAAGGCGCGAATTTGGTCGCTTTCCAGCGGATGGACGGGGCTTTGCTGGGTGCGGTGGATATTGCCATGAACAAAGCATACACGGCTTGCAGTTTGAAGACGGATACTGGAGAACTGGCCAAAATCGCTCAACCGGGCCAACCGGTTTTCGGTGTCCACATCAGTAACCAGGGCCGGATCATTATCTTTGCCGGAGGCGTTCCCATCAAAGATGGAGAAAAGGTGGTCGGGGCAATCGGGGTCAGTAGCGGTTCCCTCGCCCAAGATCAAGCGGTCGCCGAGGCGGGAATCGCGGCGTTCTGA